The Catellatospora citrea DNA segment GCCGCCAGGCCGGCGACGTCGCGGAATACGCGACCAAGGAAGCCGAACAGCGCGGCATGAACCCCGTGCCAGGCGGCGCCGACGTGCTCTTCCTGGAAATCGAAGTCGTCGACCCGTCGCAGTTCACCGACGTGCTGCACGTCACCGGCGCGCAGGTCGGCAGCCATCGAGTGCTGCGCGCGTCGGCGCCGGCCGCTCCCAACGCGATCGCGGCGATCCTGCTGGCGCTGCGTGACACCACCGGGGTGCGTCCGCACTGCTACTTCGAGTGGTCCGAGGGTTCCCCGCTGACCCACCTGCTGCGTTACCTGTTCCTCGGCCGTGGTGACACCCCGCCGGTGGTCCGGGAGATCCTGCGCGAACGCGACACCGACCCGGCCCGCCGACCGGGCATCCACGTCGGCGGCTGACTGACACCGCCGGTACGAGCAGATCTGCGACAGGATCCCCTGTCAGCCGTGGACTCTGTGCGGCTGGGCGTTCTCTGCGATCTGTCATCATGGGCGCCATGACTTCGCCGAGTGCCGACTGGGTCAGCGTCGCTGCCTACGAGAACGTGGAAGGCTGTTCGCGGCCGATCGTTGCTGTGCGGGCTTGACTGCGAGAACGCGGCATCGACTGGACGCCCTTCGACGAAGACGAGATTCGCGTAAGTCTGGCCTGCGGTCGTGGCCGGGACGGGCATTGGCACGGGTGGTACGACGTTCGGGTCCGAGCCGATGCACTACGCCGCCTGGGACTGCACCCCGATCAACCCTCCGCACGAGTGGTCGGCCCTTCGCCGCCGGCGTGGTGGCACGCAGCCGCCGAGCACCGAGCCGGGTGGTGACGCACAGAGTCGACAGCGCGGCGACGATGGATCGGATCTTCACCGAACTGCCCTGGGCCAGGCCGCCCGACGCGAGGGAGGCCGTGCGCGGACCTCTCATGCTGCTGCGGCGCACTGATTCACCGCTGGGAGTTCGGCGCCGGGATCACACCGTCGGTTTGTCCCGGCGCTTCTTCATGACCGCCAACACGAAGAAGATCACACCGACGAGCATGCCGGCGTACGCGAGAAGCTGGATGAATCCACCGCCGATGTTCGGGCCACCCCACTGCTCCGGGAACGCGCGGAACGCCCATGCGTTGACCGTTGCCACCACGGCGCTGGGAACGAAGAAAGACAGAGCGAGTTTGGTATGGAGCGACATGTCTTGAAGCCCTCTCTGTCCGTGCGCCGATGGACGCCCCTGGATGGTCGTTGACATTACCCAGCGCGATGAGCGTTCGTCGATCACGGAAGGTGTCGGCCTTATTCCTCTGATGTGGACATCGCGGGTGTGCTTAGTCGGCCTCGTTCGCGGCGGAGCCGCATTCGCGAGCAGGTCCGCACTGAAGGCATGAGGGGATGTCGGGCAGCAGCGCTGGGTGTGGCTTCCGGACGCCGCTACTCAGCGTGATCATTCCGTGGGTGACCCAGGTCACCTAAGGGCTTCCCGGTGATCGCTGGCTCGGTTAGCCTTACCTAACTTTAGGCAGCCCTTTCTTCAGTGAGAACGGAAATCCCCCATGCGCATCTGGCGCCCGATCGTTGCCGCTGCGGCGCTGAGCCTGACGCTCGCCGGCTGCGGCTCGACCGATACTCCCGAAACGACGCCGACGTCGGCCGGTCCCTGGCAGTTCACCGACGGTTCCGGCGAGGTCGTCAAGGCCGACAAGACCCCGACCCGGATCATCGCGCACGCCGGCGAGGCCGCCGCGCTGATGTCGTTCGGCATCAAGCCCGTCGGCGTCTACGCCGACGAGTCGGTCAAGACCGACCCCAACCTCAAGGGCCTTGACCTCACGGGTATCGAGATCCTCGGCGAGGAGTGGGGCAAGATCGACGTCGAGAAGGCCGCGTCGCTGCGGCCCGACCTGATCGTCGGCGACTACTGGCCCGCCGAGAAGGCCCACAGCGGCCTCGAAGAGGGCGTCGACGAGAAGAGCAAGAAGCTCAAGGAGCTGGCCCCGGTCGTCGGCGTATCGCAGGGCAAGTCGATCGTCGACCTGGCCGAGGGCTACGAGGCCCTCGCCAAGAGCCTCGGCGCCAAGGTGGACGCCCCGGAGATCGCCGCGTCGAAGAAGAAGTTCGAGGATGCCGTCACCGCGTTCAAGGCCGCCGTCGCGTCCAAGCCCAACCTGACCGCGCTGGCCATGTCGCCGGCCGACGACAAGGTCTACGTCGCCAACCCCGAGTTCGCGCCGGAGCTGCTGGACTTCCAGAAGTGGGGCCTGAAGGTCGTCAACCCCGACAAGCCCGACCCCGGCTTCCCGTACTGGGAGAACCTCAGCTGGGAGAACGCCGACAAGTACCAGCCCGACCTGATCCTGTGGGACGGCCGCTCCTACACCGACACCGCCAACGCCGAGTGGGGCAAGAAGCAGCCGACCTGGTTCGCGATCAAGGCCGCGAAGGCCGACGCGGTCGTCTCCTGGCCCGCGTACTGGCTGCACACCTACGGCCACTTCGCCGCCGAGCTGGACAAGCTCACCACGGCGATCAAGGCCGCGGACGAGAACGTCGGCAGCTGATCCACCGCAGATGAGCAGCTCAACAGTACGAGCGCGGCGAGCTCTGGCCCTCGGGCCCGGGCTCGCCGCGCTCGGCGTGATCCTCGCCCTGGTCGCCTTCGGCAGCATCACCCTCGGCTCGCGGGACATCGGCCTGTCCGACGTGCTGCGGGCCCTGGTCGGGCTCGACGGCGACGGCTCCATCGAGCACACCGTCACCGTCGACATGCGCGTGCCGCGGACCCTGCTCGGCATACTGGTCGGCGCGGCACTCGGCGTCGCCGGCGCGGTCCTGCAGGGCGTCACCCGCAACCCGCTGGCCGACACCGGCATCATGGGCGTCAACTCCGGCGCCGCCGCGTTCGTGGTCCTGGCCATCACCGTGCTCGGCGTACGCGGCGTCGGCGTCTACATCTGGTTCGCGTTCGCCGGCGCCATCCTGGCCACCCTGCTCGTCTACGCGATCGCGTCGCTGGGCCGCGAAGGCGCCACCCCGGTCAAGCTCGCCCTGGCCGGAGCCGCCGTCACCGCCGGCATGGGCTCGCTCACCACCGGCATCGTCATGACCAACGTCGACGCCCTCAACGAGCTCAGGTTCTGGCAGGTCGGCTCACTCGCCGGCCGGTACGCCCCCATCCTCACCGGCGTCGCACCGTTCCTGATCGTCGGCCTCGTCGCGTCACTGGCCTGCGGCCGGGCGCTCAACGGCCTGGCCCTCGGTGAGGACACCGCCCGCGGCCTCGGCCAACGCGTCGGCCTCACCCGCGCCGCCGCGTTCGCCGTCGTCGCGGTGCTGGCCGGGGCCGCGACCGCGGCCTGCGGCCCCATCGTGTTCGTGGGACTGGTCGTGCCGCACCTGGCCCGGTTCATCTGCGGACCCGACTACCGCTGGATCCTGCCGTACTCGATGCTGCTCTCACCGATCGTGCTGCTGCTCGCCGACATCGTCGGCCGGGTCGTCGCCCGCCCCGGGGAACTGCAGGTAGGCGTCGTGCTCGGCGTCCTGGGCGCGCCGGTGTTCATCGGCATCGTCCGCTACGGCCGGTTGTCGGAGGCCTGAGATGACAGCTACCGCCACCCGCACCAGCTCCGCCACCGCGGCCGCGCTGCGCGCCACCCGCCGCCACCGCGCCGTGCGCGCCTTCGCCGCGACGACCGGCCTCACCGCCGCCGTGGCAGCCCTGTTCGTGTTGACCATGATGGTCGGCAGCTTCCGGCTCACCGCCGGCGAGGTCGTCACCTCCGTGCTGCACCTGGCAGACACGCCCAGCGTCGACTTCGTCGTACGCGGCCTGCGGCTGCCGACCGCGCTGTCGGCGCTCACCGTCGGCCTCGCCCTCGGCGCGTCCGGCACCGTGTTCCAGCAGCTGCTGCGCAACCCGCTCGCGTCACCGGACTTCGTCGGCATCACCTCCGGCGCGAGCCTGGCAGCCGTCAGCGGCATCGTCCTGTTCCAGGTCGGCGGGCTCGCCGTCTGCGCGCTGGCCCTCGGCGGCGCGATCACCGCAGCCGTGGTCATGTATCTGCTGGCCTGGCGAGACGGCGTCAGCGGCTACCGGTTCATCCTCATCGGCATCGGCGTCGCCGTGTTCTTCGAAGGCCTCACCGGATACATGCTCATCAAGGCAGAGCTGTTCGAAGCCCGGCAGGCCATGCACTGGCTGACCGGCTCGGTCGGCCAGGCCGGCGACGACGAGCTCAAGCTGCTCGGCGGCGCGCTCGTCGTGCTGCTGCCCCTGGCCGTGATCCTGTCCCGCAAACTGCGCGTGCTCGAACTCGGCGACGACACCGCCCGCGCCCTCGGCTCACGCGTCGAGATCACCCGCGCCGCGCTGCTGGCCACCGCGGTGCTGCTCGTCGCGCTGGCCGTCTCGGTCGCCGGGCCGATCGTGTTCGTCGCACTGGTCGCCGGACCGATCGCCAACCGGCTCCTCGGCCCCGCGACCGGCGGCATCACCGCGGCCGCGCTCGTCGGCGCGATCCTGCTGCTCAGCGCCGATCTCGTCGCCGTCCACCTGCTGCCCACGCCGCTGCCGACCGGTGTCGTCACCGGCGCGGTCGGCGCACCGTATCTGCTGTGGCTGCTCGCCACGACCAACCGACAAGGAGCAGGCGGATGAGCCGACTGCGCGCCGAGGGCCTCACCCTCGGCTACGACGCCGAACCGATCGTCCGCGACCTCGACGTCACCGTCCTCGACGGCAAGGTGACCGCGATCGTCGGCGCCAACGCCTGCGGCAAGTCCACGCTGCTGCGCGGTCTGGCGCGGCTGCTGCGCCCGCGTGCGGGCAACGTGCTGCTCGACGGCGAGGCCATGGCCGACCTCAGCACCCTGGACGTCGCCAAGGTGCTCGGCCTGCTGCCGCAGGCCCCGCTCGCCCCCGACGGCATCACCGTCGCCGACCTAGTCTCCCGCGGCCGCTACCCGCACCAGGGCTGGTTCCGCACCTGGAACGACCGCGACCACGACGCCGTCGCCCGTGCCCTCGACGCCACCGACACCGCCGACCTGGTGAACCGGCCGCTGCGGCAGCTGTCCGGCGGCCAGCGCCAGCGGGTCTGGATCGCGATGGCCCTGGCCCAGGACACCGACCTGCTGCTGCTGGACGAGCCCACCACGTTCCTGGACATCAACCACCAGGTCGAGCTGCTCCGCCTGCTGCGCACCCTGAACGCGCAGGGCGGCAAGACGATCGTCGCGGTGCTGCACGACATCAACCTCGCCAGCCGGTTCTGCGATCACATCATCGCGATGGCGGACGGGGCCATCGTCGCCGAGGGCGCGCCGCGTGACGTCATCACCGCCGAGCTGATGGCGAAGGTGTTCG contains these protein-coding regions:
- a CDS encoding ABC transporter substrate-binding protein, with the protein product MRIWRPIVAAAALSLTLAGCGSTDTPETTPTSAGPWQFTDGSGEVVKADKTPTRIIAHAGEAAALMSFGIKPVGVYADESVKTDPNLKGLDLTGIEILGEEWGKIDVEKAASLRPDLIVGDYWPAEKAHSGLEEGVDEKSKKLKELAPVVGVSQGKSIVDLAEGYEALAKSLGAKVDAPEIAASKKKFEDAVTAFKAAVASKPNLTALAMSPADDKVYVANPEFAPELLDFQKWGLKVVNPDKPDPGFPYWENLSWENADKYQPDLILWDGRSYTDTANAEWGKKQPTWFAIKAAKADAVVSWPAYWLHTYGHFAAELDKLTTAIKAADENVGS
- a CDS encoding FecCD family ABC transporter permease is translated as MSSSTVRARRALALGPGLAALGVILALVAFGSITLGSRDIGLSDVLRALVGLDGDGSIEHTVTVDMRVPRTLLGILVGAALGVAGAVLQGVTRNPLADTGIMGVNSGAAAFVVLAITVLGVRGVGVYIWFAFAGAILATLLVYAIASLGREGATPVKLALAGAAVTAGMGSLTTGIVMTNVDALNELRFWQVGSLAGRYAPILTGVAPFLIVGLVASLACGRALNGLALGEDTARGLGQRVGLTRAAAFAVVAVLAGAATAACGPIVFVGLVVPHLARFICGPDYRWILPYSMLLSPIVLLLADIVGRVVARPGELQVGVVLGVLGAPVFIGIVRYGRLSEA
- a CDS encoding FecCD family ABC transporter permease, whose translation is MTATATRTSSATAAALRATRRHRAVRAFAATTGLTAAVAALFVLTMMVGSFRLTAGEVVTSVLHLADTPSVDFVVRGLRLPTALSALTVGLALGASGTVFQQLLRNPLASPDFVGITSGASLAAVSGIVLFQVGGLAVCALALGGAITAAVVMYLLAWRDGVSGYRFILIGIGVAVFFEGLTGYMLIKAELFEARQAMHWLTGSVGQAGDDELKLLGGALVVLLPLAVILSRKLRVLELGDDTARALGSRVEITRAALLATAVLLVALAVSVAGPIVFVALVAGPIANRLLGPATGGITAAALVGAILLLSADLVAVHLLPTPLPTGVVTGAVGAPYLLWLLATTNRQGAGG
- a CDS encoding ABC transporter ATP-binding protein — translated: MSRLRAEGLTLGYDAEPIVRDLDVTVLDGKVTAIVGANACGKSTLLRGLARLLRPRAGNVLLDGEAMADLSTLDVAKVLGLLPQAPLAPDGITVADLVSRGRYPHQGWFRTWNDRDHDAVARALDATDTADLVNRPLRQLSGGQRQRVWIAMALAQDTDLLLLDEPTTFLDINHQVELLRLLRTLNAQGGKTIVAVLHDINLASRFCDHIIAMADGAIVAEGAPRDVITAELMAKVFGLACVIVADPVAGTPIIVPAE